A window from Mycobacterium saskatchewanense encodes these proteins:
- a CDS encoding DUF4185 domain-containing protein, whose amino-acid sequence MSAIFRSVSLSVASAAAVGLVLAVGPAPAANATPCGAPEANIDPPAAPPAMPAPQPVVQPPTGRRPSHTNDRAPLPKLGPLISSFLKPTTPGQRYSAPIQPQAGVVPPAPNPPTPGVPQSPNATQLNPNAAPVQPRPAPAPQPAPPPPPANIAGAPTSLVDWVTGPNGPNKTLDRFGISGTDLGIAWDNGDPANRQVLMAFGDTFGYCKVHGQQWRYNTLFRSSDHDLSHGIHIADGLPNDKYSGSPVWTTGLSKQVVNTIHKAAHETGIIPTAGMSLGRTQYMSYMSIRQWGRDGEWTTNYSAIARSLDNGQNWGVFPGTIRTASADAIPGMGFTPGNENFQMGAFMKGNDGYLYQFGTPSGRGGAAFLSRVPPNQLPDLTKYQYWNGDNGGHWVAANPGAATPLWPGPVGEMSAQYNNYLKQYLVLYTNGGSNDVVARTAPSPEGPWSPEQPLVSAFSMPGGIYAPMIHPWSSGRDLYFNLSLWSAYDVMLMHTVLP is encoded by the coding sequence ATGTCGGCGATTTTTCGGAGCGTGTCGCTATCGGTGGCATCGGCGGCCGCTGTCGGACTCGTCCTCGCGGTGGGCCCCGCCCCGGCCGCGAACGCCACGCCGTGCGGCGCACCCGAAGCGAACATCGACCCGCCGGCCGCGCCTCCCGCTATGCCCGCACCCCAGCCGGTCGTCCAACCGCCGACGGGACGGCGGCCCTCGCATACGAATGACCGCGCTCCGCTACCCAAACTGGGTCCGCTCATTTCGTCGTTCCTCAAGCCGACCACGCCGGGGCAACGGTATTCGGCGCCGATCCAGCCCCAGGCCGGGGTGGTGCCGCCGGCCCCGAATCCGCCCACGCCCGGCGTCCCGCAATCCCCGAATGCCACTCAATTGAACCCGAATGCGGCCCCGGTTCAGCCGCGGCCCGCGCCCGCTCCCCAGCCCGCACCGCCGCCACCTCCGGCCAACATCGCGGGTGCGCCGACGTCACTGGTGGACTGGGTGACTGGTCCGAACGGCCCCAACAAAACCCTCGATCGGTTCGGCATCTCCGGCACCGACCTCGGGATCGCCTGGGACAACGGCGATCCCGCCAACCGTCAGGTGCTGATGGCGTTCGGCGATACGTTCGGATACTGCAAGGTCCATGGCCAGCAGTGGCGGTACAACACCCTGTTCCGCAGTTCGGACCACGATCTGTCGCATGGGATTCACATAGCCGATGGTCTGCCCAACGACAAATACTCGGGTTCACCGGTGTGGACGACCGGCCTGTCCAAGCAGGTCGTCAACACCATCCACAAGGCCGCACACGAGACCGGGATCATCCCGACCGCGGGCATGTCGCTCGGTAGGACCCAATACATGAGCTACATGTCCATCAGGCAGTGGGGCCGCGACGGCGAATGGACCACGAACTATTCGGCGATCGCCCGCTCGCTGGATAACGGCCAGAACTGGGGCGTCTTTCCCGGCACCATTCGCACGGCCTCGGCGGACGCGATCCCCGGGATGGGCTTCACCCCCGGTAACGAGAACTTCCAAATGGGCGCGTTCATGAAGGGCAACGACGGTTACCTCTACCAGTTCGGCACTCCGTCCGGCCGCGGCGGCGCCGCCTTCTTGTCGCGGGTTCCGCCGAACCAGCTGCCCGACCTCACGAAATACCAGTATTGGAATGGCGACAACGGCGGGCACTGGGTCGCAGCCAATCCGGGCGCGGCGACGCCGCTGTGGCCGGGACCGGTCGGCGAGATGTCGGCGCAGTACAACAACTACTTGAAGCAGTACCTGGTGCTCTACACCAATGGCGGCAGCAACGACGTCGTGGCAAGGACCGCGCCGTCGCCCGAGGGGCCGTGGAGCCCCGAACAGCCGTTGGTGTCGGCATTCTCGATGCCGGGCGGCATCTACGCGCCGATGATCCACCCGTGGTCGTCGGGCAGGGACTTGTATTTCAACCTCTCGCTGTGGTCGGCGTACGACGTGATGCTGATGCACACGGTGCTGCCGTAG
- a CDS encoding adenylate/guanylate cyclase domain-containing protein, translating to MVARRGSRLRTVNWLMHMALPMLALWMLLEQPQIDLAWDNRDAHFVLVLSAALVSVALGALIARASRARDDARLWLVSLVFMTTAGFFGVHALLTPGVLMDTSDAEFMLPTRMGLVLAGMVALASAVTFTPVRNARLWSWRRPLSVAIWVLVVACPALVLSGALDRFADQMVVEDVERVGALLGAVLFATAALAYFPIYRRRPAVVVMSVLTAFVLLSEASVALALGMSWHASWWLWHLLMTMAFCFIAYSARVEFHREGTARGLFDSLATRQTVAEIRRDYAAALEAMVDVLQRRERGEEVAPGAVTADLADRFELSEQQVAVLKRGAEAVGAERERVRKLRSLVALGRESSVIQDEDALLRRVMSAITDAFPGDEFRLALMHVGELSFCDGARARSAGSERADLELPIMVKGQVAGVIEARRPSGAFDDADIALLRSFANQSSVALENARLYRHLDGLFRSYMSPAVATALLADPDQAGLGGAINEVTVLMADLHGFTPFTEATSPDQVVTMLNTYYGAVVPLILEAGGTVLQFAGDAVMAIWGAPVRQPDHAMRAARTGLALHTVVEEAAAGRGDWPRFRVGINTGPALVGNIGAPQMRSFTAIGDTINLAARLESLAQPGQVILGPGTYAALGAAARVSNHGWVKVKGKRHPVRICMLEGLRHQATAG from the coding sequence GTGGTTGCCCGCCGCGGGTCTCGGCTCCGCACGGTGAACTGGCTCATGCACATGGCGCTGCCGATGCTGGCGCTGTGGATGCTGCTCGAGCAGCCCCAGATCGACCTGGCATGGGATAACCGGGACGCGCACTTCGTCCTCGTCCTGTCCGCGGCCTTGGTCAGCGTGGCATTGGGCGCCCTGATCGCCCGGGCGTCCCGGGCGCGCGACGACGCCCGCCTCTGGCTGGTGTCGCTGGTTTTCATGACGACCGCCGGCTTCTTCGGAGTGCACGCCCTGCTGACGCCGGGGGTCCTGATGGACACGTCCGACGCGGAGTTCATGTTGCCGACACGCATGGGGCTGGTCCTGGCCGGCATGGTGGCGCTCGCGTCCGCCGTGACGTTCACACCTGTCAGGAACGCCCGGTTGTGGTCGTGGCGCCGGCCCCTGTCGGTCGCGATCTGGGTGCTGGTGGTCGCCTGCCCCGCGCTGGTCCTGTCCGGTGCGTTGGACCGGTTCGCGGACCAGATGGTGGTGGAAGACGTGGAGCGGGTCGGGGCGCTGCTCGGTGCGGTCCTGTTCGCGACCGCGGCGCTCGCCTATTTTCCGATCTATCGGCGCCGTCCCGCGGTGGTCGTCATGTCGGTGCTGACGGCGTTCGTCTTGCTATCCGAGGCATCGGTGGCCCTGGCGCTCGGGATGAGCTGGCACGCCTCGTGGTGGTTGTGGCACTTACTGATGACGATGGCCTTCTGCTTCATCGCCTACAGCGCCCGTGTCGAGTTTCACCGGGAAGGCACTGCCCGGGGGCTATTCGATTCGCTGGCCACCCGCCAGACCGTCGCCGAAATTCGCCGCGACTACGCCGCGGCGCTGGAGGCGATGGTCGACGTGCTGCAGCGCCGGGAGCGTGGCGAGGAGGTGGCGCCCGGGGCCGTCACCGCCGACCTCGCGGACAGGTTCGAGCTGTCGGAGCAGCAGGTGGCCGTGCTTAAACGGGGCGCGGAAGCCGTTGGCGCCGAACGCGAACGCGTGCGCAAGCTGCGGAGTTTGGTGGCCCTCGGGAGGGAATCCAGCGTCATTCAGGACGAGGACGCGCTGCTCAGGCGAGTGATGTCGGCGATCACCGATGCCTTCCCCGGCGACGAATTCCGACTGGCCCTCATGCACGTCGGCGAGCTCAGCTTCTGCGATGGCGCGAGAGCCCGGTCCGCCGGATCCGAACGCGCCGACCTCGAGCTGCCGATAATGGTCAAGGGGCAGGTCGCCGGGGTGATCGAGGCGCGCCGGCCTTCGGGGGCGTTCGATGACGCCGACATCGCGCTGCTGCGGTCGTTCGCAAACCAGTCGTCGGTCGCGCTGGAGAACGCCCGGCTCTACCGCCACCTCGACGGCTTGTTTCGCAGCTACATGTCGCCCGCGGTCGCCACCGCGCTACTGGCCGATCCTGATCAAGCCGGGCTCGGCGGCGCGATCAACGAGGTGACAGTGCTGATGGCCGACCTGCACGGCTTCACCCCATTTACCGAAGCCACCTCCCCGGACCAGGTGGTGACCATGCTCAATACCTATTACGGCGCGGTCGTTCCGCTCATCCTCGAGGCCGGCGGCACCGTCCTGCAATTCGCGGGCGACGCGGTGATGGCGATCTGGGGCGCTCCGGTGCGCCAGCCTGATCACGCGATGCGAGCCGCCCGGACCGGGCTCGCGCTGCACACCGTGGTCGAAGAGGCGGCCGCCGGGCGCGGCGACTGGCCCCGCTTCCGCGTCGGCATCAACACCGGACCAGCATTGGTGGGAAACATCGGCGCCCCACAGATGCGCAGCTTCACCGCGATCGGGGACACTATCAACCTGGCCGCTCGGCTCGAAAGCCTCGCCCAGCCGGGCCAGGTGATTCTCGGCCCGGGCACCTACGCCGCCCTCGGTGCGGCCGCCCGAGTCAGCAACCACGGCTGGGTGAAGGTCAAGGGCAAGCGACATCCCGTCCGCATCTGCATGCTGGAGGGATTACGGCACCAGGCGACTGCCGGCTAG
- a CDS encoding glycosyltransferase — MRFVLTGYGSRGDVEPCTTAGRELQRRGHDVQLAVSPHLVEWVESAGLAAAAYGPDTQSMREEDLAIFNSPNKIGALPKMFEYVFGVWTEKAAALMPLAGGADLLVSMGSELDVVANVAEYHRIPMAGLHYCPPETLPVGWLDRTITQEVKSAQRRELGLPEAAETPAPFLEIQAYDALCFPALAAHWGARAGWRPFVGALTLESPTDADDEILGWVEEGPPPIFFGFGSTPLPSFADTVAMIDGACVELGERALIFAGPNEFADIAHGDHVKVVAGGKHADVFPLCRAVVHHGGAGVTAAGLRAGVPALILWWWLDQPYWAAAIQQLGVGGGRCFRSTTRQSLVEDLRFVLAPERVARAREVAAQSTTPAESATAAADLIEQAVHAARTG, encoded by the coding sequence ATGAGGTTCGTGCTGACGGGCTACGGAAGCCGCGGCGATGTCGAGCCGTGCACCACCGCGGGCCGCGAGCTGCAGCGAAGAGGCCACGACGTGCAGCTGGCGGTCTCGCCTCACCTCGTCGAGTGGGTTGAGTCGGCCGGGCTGGCCGCGGCGGCCTACGGTCCCGACACGCAGAGCATGCGGGAGGAAGACTTGGCGATCTTCAACAGCCCCAACAAGATCGGCGCGCTGCCCAAGATGTTCGAGTACGTGTTCGGCGTCTGGACTGAAAAGGCGGCGGCGCTGATGCCCCTCGCGGGCGGCGCTGATCTCCTGGTGTCGATGGGCTCCGAGCTGGACGTGGTCGCGAATGTCGCTGAGTACCATCGGATCCCGATGGCCGGGCTGCACTACTGTCCGCCCGAGACATTGCCGGTCGGGTGGCTGGACCGAACCATCACCCAGGAGGTGAAGTCCGCGCAGCGCCGAGAACTGGGCCTGCCCGAGGCCGCCGAGACACCGGCCCCATTTCTCGAGATCCAGGCCTACGATGCGCTGTGTTTCCCCGCGTTGGCGGCCCATTGGGGAGCGCGTGCGGGCTGGCGGCCATTTGTCGGTGCCCTGACACTCGAGTCGCCGACGGACGCCGACGACGAGATTCTGGGCTGGGTTGAAGAAGGACCTCCGCCGATCTTTTTCGGGTTCGGCAGCACACCGTTGCCTTCGTTCGCCGACACGGTGGCCATGATCGACGGGGCGTGCGTCGAATTGGGCGAACGCGCATTGATATTCGCCGGCCCGAACGAGTTCGCCGACATCGCACATGGAGACCACGTCAAAGTCGTCGCCGGCGGAAAACACGCGGACGTGTTCCCGCTGTGCCGGGCCGTCGTCCACCATGGGGGCGCGGGCGTCACGGCGGCGGGGCTGCGGGCCGGCGTCCCCGCCTTGATCCTCTGGTGGTGGCTGGATCAGCCGTATTGGGCGGCCGCCATTCAGCAACTGGGGGTCGGAGGCGGCCGGTGTTTCCGGTCCACCACCCGGCAATCGCTGGTCGAAGACCTGCGTTTCGTCCTCGCCCCCGAGCGCGTCGCCCGTGCCCGCGAGGTCGCCGCCCAGTCGACCACCCCGGCGGAAAGCGCCACCGCCGCGGCGGACCTGATCGAGCAGGCCGTCCACGCGGCGCGGACCGGCTGA
- a CDS encoding GMC family oxidoreductase gives MTTSGYSVDMIVVGAGSSGAAMTRRLVDAGLTVLLLEAGGPDINPAIVDPTRLFEVWSGPDERGYQTVPQPQAANRCLSWPRGKALGGTSSLNAMVHVRGARRDFDHWAYLGNPGWSWADVLPTFRRMEDYDGGESPLHGVGGPLHILTHYEPDDVHGSVLDGFVELGLPVNPDYNCGVLDGVSAMAFTIKDGRWHSTASAYLRPVESCPNLTVLTGARARRLLMRGNRCVGVEWTRNGRVESTTAEREVIVCAGGIESPRLLMLSGIGDADHLRAVGIDVVVDLPGVGRNLHDHLLAPVILTTDRPIDAPTPGLPLTQAHVWARTRPGLLTPDIQPIALGFPLYSEPWMTGPDNGISLLAGMVRPSSRGGIRLTGPRTDDTLLIDPATFTCEEDLTALVAAVKLCRELETTKALSEWGFRERYPGPEVETTEALRDFVRRTAFTYHHHVGTCKMGVDVDSVVDPRLRVHGVEGLRVADASIMPAVTSGNTNAPAVLIGERAADFVLMDAREPAGVAYSARG, from the coding sequence ATGACGACATCGGGCTATAGCGTGGACATGATCGTGGTGGGCGCGGGGTCGTCCGGCGCCGCGATGACGCGGCGGCTGGTGGACGCGGGGTTGACTGTTCTACTGCTGGAAGCCGGTGGGCCCGACATCAATCCGGCCATTGTGGACCCCACCCGGTTGTTCGAGGTGTGGTCAGGGCCCGACGAGCGGGGCTACCAAACCGTGCCGCAACCGCAGGCGGCCAACCGGTGCCTGTCGTGGCCGCGGGGCAAGGCGCTCGGCGGAACGAGCTCGCTCAACGCCATGGTCCACGTCCGCGGCGCCCGCCGGGATTTCGATCACTGGGCCTATCTGGGCAATCCGGGGTGGTCGTGGGCCGACGTGCTGCCGACGTTCCGGCGCATGGAGGACTACGACGGTGGCGAGTCCCCGCTGCACGGTGTCGGCGGTCCGCTGCACATCCTGACGCACTATGAGCCCGACGACGTGCACGGCTCGGTGTTGGACGGATTCGTCGAACTCGGCCTGCCGGTCAATCCGGACTACAACTGCGGCGTGCTCGACGGTGTGTCGGCAATGGCCTTCACCATCAAGGATGGCCGGTGGCACAGTACCGCCTCGGCCTACCTGCGTCCCGTCGAGTCGTGTCCCAATCTCACCGTGCTCACGGGGGCCCGCGCGCGTCGATTGCTGATGCGCGGTAACCGCTGCGTGGGAGTCGAGTGGACGCGGAACGGGCGCGTCGAGTCGACAACCGCCGAACGCGAGGTGATCGTCTGCGCAGGCGGCATCGAATCGCCTCGGCTGCTGATGCTTTCGGGCATCGGCGACGCCGACCATCTCCGCGCCGTCGGCATCGACGTCGTCGTCGACCTTCCCGGAGTCGGCCGCAACCTGCACGACCATCTTCTTGCGCCCGTCATCCTGACGACCGACCGGCCCATCGATGCGCCGACGCCCGGGCTTCCCCTGACCCAGGCCCACGTCTGGGCGCGCACGCGACCCGGCCTGCTCACGCCCGACATCCAGCCCATCGCCCTCGGATTCCCGCTCTACAGCGAGCCGTGGATGACCGGCCCGGACAACGGCATATCGCTGCTGGCGGGAATGGTGCGGCCGAGCAGCCGGGGAGGTATCCGGCTGACGGGTCCGCGGACCGATGACACGCTGTTGATCGATCCCGCGACGTTCACCTGCGAAGAGGATCTCACCGCCCTGGTGGCCGCAGTCAAGCTGTGCCGCGAGCTGGAAACGACCAAGGCGCTCAGCGAATGGGGCTTCCGGGAACGGTATCCCGGGCCGGAGGTGGAAACCACTGAGGCGCTTCGTGATTTCGTGCGCAGGACCGCCTTCACCTATCACCACCACGTAGGCACCTGCAAGATGGGAGTCGACGTCGATTCCGTGGTCGATCCCCGGTTGCGGGTCCACGGCGTGGAGGGCCTGCGGGTCGCGGACGCGTCGATCATGCCCGCGGTGACGTCCGGCAACACCAACGCTCCCGCGGTCCTCATCGGTGAGCGCGCGGCGGATTTCGTGCTCATGGACGCCCGCGAACCGGCCGGCGTGGCGTACTCGGCCCGGGGCTGA
- a CDS encoding TetR/AcrR family transcriptional regulator yields MTQTSRVTTRANAQAPRRSARQRLLDAADELFGDEGVHTVGIDRVIQHAGVAKASLYNTFGSKDELVRAYLDGRHARTIARLRAAVQQHSDPVARVYAVFDAQAEILSEPTFHGCAFISAGAEAPPGGVIEHAVDAYRAELRELFTSLAADTGAADPRTLGRQLHLIYDGAILSAQMDHDPSIAVQARAAVTALLTTALPSKNNNRSRSSVGARRGIAGRGLVAQ; encoded by the coding sequence ATGACCCAAACATCACGGGTGACCACCAGGGCGAATGCGCAAGCCCCGAGGCGCTCGGCCCGGCAGCGGCTGCTCGATGCCGCCGACGAATTGTTCGGTGACGAAGGCGTTCACACCGTGGGAATCGACCGGGTCATCCAACACGCGGGCGTCGCCAAGGCGTCGCTGTACAACACGTTTGGCAGCAAGGACGAACTGGTGCGGGCCTATCTCGACGGACGGCACGCGCGCACCATCGCCCGTCTGCGGGCCGCGGTGCAACAGCACAGTGACCCGGTGGCTCGGGTGTACGCGGTCTTCGACGCCCAAGCCGAGATCCTCTCCGAGCCCACCTTCCATGGCTGCGCCTTCATCTCGGCCGGCGCCGAGGCGCCGCCCGGCGGAGTGATCGAACACGCCGTCGATGCCTACCGCGCCGAGCTACGCGAACTGTTCACCAGTCTCGCTGCAGACACCGGTGCAGCCGATCCCCGGACACTGGGACGCCAGCTGCACCTCATCTACGACGGCGCCATCCTCAGCGCGCAAATGGATCACGACCCGTCCATCGCGGTGCAGGCTCGCGCCGCGGTCACAGCACTCCTCACCACAGCACTGCCAAGCAAAAACAACAACCGAAGTCGTTCATCGGTGGGTGCACGTCGCGGCATAGCGGGCCGGGGTTTGGTAGCCCAGTGA
- a CDS encoding MFS transporter, which yields MAGTVVEWYEFFLYGTAATLVFSKVFFARGGNELDAILAAFVTYAVGFAARPLGGLVFGHLGDRYGRKKLLQLSLLLVGTATFLMGCLPTFGQIGYWAPALLVALRFVQGFAVGGEWGGAVLLVAEHSPNASRGFWASWPQAGVPGGNMLATVVLLVLTSELPDAEFLSWGWRVAFWLSAVVVLIGYYIRTKVTDAPIFVAARRQAEELNRGHLGAIEVLKRYPRGILTAMGLRFGENTMYYLVVTFSITYLKVQVHANTTVILWWLLAAHAVHFAVIPLAGRLSDRLGRRPIYFIGAISACSWGFFAFPMMNSGRNLIVMSAIIIGLVIHGLMYAVQPAAMAEMFPTRMRYSGVSFGYQVTAIVAGSLAPIIAVRLLETYKSAVPISWYLAATAAVSAVAALLARETKGCDLAAIDRADLHSFRPQPILPEAEPMGLAEGAL from the coding sequence ATGGCGGGCACCGTCGTCGAGTGGTACGAGTTCTTCCTCTACGGCACCGCCGCCACCCTGGTGTTCAGCAAGGTGTTCTTCGCGCGAGGCGGCAACGAGCTCGACGCAATCCTTGCCGCATTCGTCACCTACGCCGTCGGCTTCGCGGCCCGCCCGCTCGGCGGCCTGGTCTTCGGTCACCTGGGCGACCGCTACGGGCGCAAGAAACTGCTGCAGCTCAGCCTGCTGCTGGTGGGCACCGCCACGTTCCTCATGGGTTGTCTGCCAACCTTCGGTCAGATCGGATACTGGGCGCCGGCTCTTCTGGTGGCGCTGCGCTTCGTCCAGGGGTTCGCCGTCGGCGGCGAATGGGGTGGCGCCGTTCTGCTCGTCGCAGAGCACAGCCCGAACGCCAGCCGCGGGTTCTGGGCAAGCTGGCCGCAGGCCGGCGTGCCGGGCGGCAACATGCTCGCCACCGTGGTTCTCCTGGTGCTCACCTCGGAGCTCCCCGACGCCGAGTTCCTCAGCTGGGGCTGGCGCGTCGCGTTCTGGCTGTCGGCCGTCGTCGTACTGATCGGGTATTACATCCGCACCAAAGTCACCGACGCACCGATCTTCGTCGCCGCGCGGCGACAGGCCGAGGAGCTCAACCGCGGCCACCTGGGCGCCATCGAGGTGCTCAAGCGCTATCCGCGCGGCATCCTCACCGCCATGGGGTTGCGCTTCGGCGAAAACACCATGTACTACCTCGTCGTCACGTTTTCCATCACCTACCTGAAGGTGCAGGTGCACGCCAACACGACGGTGATCCTGTGGTGGCTCCTGGCCGCACACGCGGTGCACTTCGCGGTCATCCCGCTGGCCGGGCGCCTCAGCGACCGATTGGGCAGGCGCCCAATCTATTTCATCGGTGCGATCAGCGCATGCAGCTGGGGCTTTTTCGCGTTCCCGATGATGAACAGCGGCCGCAACCTCATCGTCATGTCGGCGATCATCATCGGCCTGGTGATCCACGGCCTCATGTACGCGGTCCAGCCGGCGGCCATGGCGGAGATGTTTCCCACCCGGATGCGCTACTCGGGGGTGTCGTTCGGTTACCAGGTCACCGCGATCGTGGCGGGCTCGCTGGCACCGATCATCGCGGTCCGCCTGCTCGAGACGTACAAATCCGCGGTGCCGATTTCGTGGTACCTGGCGGCCACGGCGGCGGTCAGCGCGGTGGCCGCGTTGCTCGCCCGCGAGACGAAGGGGTGCGACCTCGCCGCCATCGATCGCGCGGATCTGCACAGTTTCCGACCACAGCCGATCCTCCCGGAAGCCGAGCCGATGGGACTTGCCGAAGGCGCCCTGTAG
- a CDS encoding lipase chaperone, with protein sequence MSNWTTRRFAVLVAAAGVALVGAAWVGYPDVATAAPSSTGTSAPTTTPTPLTTLAPPSTLSAPPAPSAPPAPPLP encoded by the coding sequence ATGAGCAATTGGACAACCCGCCGCTTCGCAGTCCTCGTCGCCGCCGCCGGCGTGGCGCTCGTCGGGGCGGCCTGGGTCGGATACCCGGACGTCGCGACCGCCGCTCCGTCCAGCACCGGGACATCGGCGCCGACGACGACGCCCACACCCCTCACCACGCTGGCGCCGCCGTCGACCCTCTCGGCTCCCCCCGCCCCCTCGGCACCGCCGGCCCCGCCGCTGCCGTAG
- a CDS encoding AraC-like ligand-binding domain-containing protein, with amino-acid sequence MGIVTTAAERHFEAFRSAVSDTFVPLSLSVDDRSNFEGRLRSANLGTVQLSEVDVAAKSLVVRRTSRLIRQSTASYLKVGVQVAGRSSVFQDGRETVLTPGDLVVYDTSRPYELRFAESYRVLVVMLPTPLLRLPIPQLGHLTARVISGRSGLGALVSQFLLRVGTGVLDGEHEGNPHVAEAIIDLLAAALIDNLPGEVRHSDAGRRAQLTRVRAYIERELGNPALDVSAIAAANRMSVRYLQKLFEKDGETVTGWVRARRLEQCRRDLTDCRYLPVPVSSVAARWGLVNAAHFSRLFKKSYGVSPTEYRAFSLASGPVRDLATSVREGESASSPTLHEWS; translated from the coding sequence ATGGGGATCGTCACGACCGCCGCAGAACGACATTTCGAAGCCTTCCGCTCGGCGGTGTCGGACACGTTCGTTCCGCTGTCGCTGTCGGTCGACGACAGGTCAAACTTCGAGGGCCGGCTGCGATCGGCCAACCTGGGCACCGTCCAATTGTCCGAGGTCGACGTTGCTGCGAAGAGCCTTGTGGTGCGCCGGACCAGTCGGCTGATTCGGCAGAGCACCGCCAGCTATCTGAAGGTTGGCGTGCAGGTCGCCGGCCGATCGTCCGTGTTCCAGGACGGTCGCGAAACGGTGCTGACGCCGGGTGACCTGGTCGTCTACGACACGTCCAGACCGTACGAACTGCGGTTCGCCGAGTCCTACCGGGTGCTGGTCGTGATGCTCCCAACGCCGTTGCTGCGGCTGCCCATACCGCAGCTTGGCCACCTGACCGCCCGCGTGATCAGCGGCCGCAGCGGGTTGGGCGCATTGGTGTCGCAATTTCTGCTACGCGTCGGCACCGGGGTCCTCGACGGCGAGCACGAGGGCAACCCCCACGTCGCCGAGGCCATCATCGACCTACTGGCCGCGGCCCTCATCGACAACCTCCCGGGCGAGGTGCGGCACTCCGATGCCGGTCGGCGGGCGCAACTGACCCGCGTCCGTGCCTACATCGAACGGGAACTCGGCAACCCTGCCCTGGACGTCTCGGCGATCGCCGCGGCCAACCGCATGTCGGTCCGTTACCTGCAGAAGCTGTTCGAGAAGGACGGCGAAACCGTCACCGGGTGGGTCCGTGCGCGCCGGCTGGAGCAGTGTCGCCGCGACCTCACGGATTGTCGGTACCTACCCGTGCCCGTGAGTTCGGTGGCCGCCCGGTGGGGGCTCGTCAACGCCGCCCACTTCTCGCGGCTCTTCAAGAAGAGCTACGGCGTCAGCCCGACGGAGTACCGAGCGTTCTCCTTGGCGTCGGGGCCGGTGCGTGATTTGGCAACCTCTGTGCGCGAGGGGGAAAGCGCGTCGTCGCCGACGCTCCACGAGTGGAGCTGA